One genomic segment of [Pasteurella] aerogenes includes these proteins:
- the mdh gene encoding malate dehydrogenase has protein sequence MKVAVLGAAGGIGQALALLLKLQLPAGSELSLYDIAPVTPGVAADVSHIPTSVKVQGFAGEDPTPALQGANVVLISAGVARKPGMDRSDLFNINAGIVRNLVEKVAATCPKACVGIITNPVNTTVAIAAEVLKKAGVYDKRKLFGVTTLDILRSETFVSELKGLDVSRVTVPVIGGHSGVTILPLLSQVQYAKWKDEEIAPLTKRIQNAGTEVVEAKAGGGSATLSMAQAAARFARSLVKGLNGETVVECTYVEGDGQYARFFSQPVRLGKEGVEEILPIGQLSAFEQKALEDMLPTLRADIELGEKFIAG, from the coding sequence ATGAAAGTAGCTGTTTTAGGTGCCGCTGGCGGTATCGGTCAAGCATTAGCCTTATTATTAAAATTGCAATTACCCGCAGGTTCAGAGTTATCACTTTATGATATTGCGCCGGTAACGCCGGGGGTTGCCGCTGATGTTAGCCATATTCCGACGTCAGTCAAAGTACAAGGATTTGCTGGAGAAGATCCAACACCAGCATTACAAGGTGCCAATGTGGTGTTAATTTCTGCCGGTGTGGCTCGTAAACCGGGTATGGACCGTTCCGATTTATTTAATATCAATGCGGGGATCGTGCGTAATTTGGTGGAAAAAGTTGCTGCAACTTGTCCAAAAGCCTGCGTTGGTATTATTACTAACCCGGTAAATACTACGGTTGCAATCGCCGCAGAAGTGTTAAAAAAAGCCGGTGTTTATGACAAACGTAAACTTTTTGGTGTGACCACATTAGATATTTTACGCTCTGAAACTTTCGTATCCGAATTAAAAGGTTTAGATGTTTCTCGCGTGACCGTACCTGTTATCGGTGGACACTCTGGTGTGACAATTTTACCATTGTTATCTCAAGTACAATATGCAAAATGGAAAGATGAAGAAATTGCGCCATTAACTAAACGTATCCAAAACGCAGGTACTGAAGTGGTTGAAGCGAAGGCCGGTGGCGGATCTGCTACCCTTTCTATGGCACAAGCTGCTGCACGTTTTGCCCGTTCATTAGTGAAAGGATTGAACGGTGAAACCGTTGTAGAATGTACTTATGTAGAAGGTGATGGTCAATATGCGCGCTTCTTCTCTCAACCTGTGCGTTTAGGTAAAGAAGGCGTGGAAGAAATCCTTCCAATCGGTCAATTAAGCGCATTTGAACAAAAAGCCTTAGAAGATATGCTACCGACATTACGTGCCGATATTGAATTAGGTGAAAAATTTATCGCTGGTTAG
- a CDS encoding metalloprotease, with the protein MQHVKLARDRRKRKSRIKAMIFFLAVLSILVGVVLSLKDTAETNIATVSGDETQYKSLNQHESAVPNLFETATADTPASSDQNSSAPAPVMPPEAIMPTDATVATNETEQGDIANSESVSSPPGEEKNTSYYDDLNAKDDEVDQVNLDEDGMWQLPQDAQNALNDLLDVADQAIRIKDQFSHTVVRGDTLKDVLEQSGLENDTSKKLIAAYPELKSLKAGQQFYWILDNNGELEYLNWLVSEKEERIYERTTDAKYKRQILVKKSVWKKEVLKGQISGTFASSLKQLGLDGKQIAQLTTALQWQVTINKLKKGDKFAVLVSREYLDNKLTGQGNVEAIHIRTGNKSYYAIQASNGRYYNRQGETLGKGFARYPMQRQARVSSNFNPARRHPVTGRITPHKGVDFSLPIGTPIIAPADGTVEKVAYQANGAGRYLMIRHGREYQTVYMHLSKILVKAGQSVKRGERIALSGNTGRSTGPHLHYEFHINSRPVNPLTVKLPGTSSEMSTAERKQFLVRSKEAERQLKL; encoded by the coding sequence GTGCAGCACGTAAAGTTAGCTCGAGATAGACGCAAAAGAAAATCGCGTATTAAAGCGATGATTTTCTTTTTGGCGGTATTGTCTATTTTAGTTGGGGTCGTGTTGAGCTTAAAAGATACTGCTGAAACGAATATTGCCACAGTTTCTGGGGATGAAACCCAATATAAATCCTTAAATCAACATGAAAGTGCGGTGCCAAATTTATTTGAAACGGCAACCGCTGATACGCCAGCATCTTCTGATCAGAATAGTTCTGCACCGGCGCCGGTAATGCCTCCTGAGGCGATAATGCCAACAGATGCCACTGTTGCGACAAATGAAACGGAACAAGGCGATATAGCCAATTCTGAGTCGGTCAGTTCTCCGCCAGGGGAGGAAAAAAATACCTCGTATTATGATGATTTAAATGCCAAAGATGATGAAGTCGATCAGGTGAATTTGGATGAAGATGGTATGTGGCAATTGCCGCAAGATGCGCAAAATGCGTTGAATGATTTGCTAGATGTCGCCGATCAGGCTATCCGAATTAAAGATCAATTTAGTCATACCGTCGTGCGTGGCGATACTTTAAAAGATGTTTTAGAGCAATCGGGTCTGGAAAATGACACCAGCAAAAAATTGATTGCCGCTTATCCGGAGTTGAAAAGTCTTAAAGCGGGGCAACAATTTTATTGGATTTTAGACAATAATGGTGAGCTGGAATATTTAAACTGGTTAGTTTCCGAAAAAGAAGAACGGATTTATGAGCGTACGACAGATGCGAAGTACAAGCGTCAAATTTTAGTGAAAAAAAGTGTTTGGAAAAAAGAGGTGCTGAAAGGGCAAATTAGCGGTACATTTGCTAGTAGCTTGAAACAGTTAGGGTTGGACGGTAAGCAAATCGCGCAATTAACCACCGCACTTCAATGGCAGGTGACTATTAATAAACTGAAAAAAGGCGATAAATTTGCGGTGTTGGTATCGCGCGAATATTTGGACAATAAATTGACCGGACAAGGGAATGTAGAAGCGATTCATATTCGTACCGGCAACAAAAGTTATTATGCTATTCAAGCAAGCAACGGACGTTATTATAATCGCCAAGGGGAAACTTTAGGTAAAGGCTTTGCGCGTTATCCGATGCAGCGCCAAGCTCGTGTTTCTTCTAATTTTAACCCGGCTAGACGTCATCCTGTGACCGGACGCATTACGCCGCATAAAGGGGTGGATTTCTCGTTGCCAATCGGTACACCGATCATTGCACCGGCAGATGGAACTGTAGAAAAAGTTGCTTATCAAGCCAATGGAGCAGGGCGTTATTTGATGATTCGTCATGGACGAGAATATCAAACGGTGTATATGCATTTGAGTAAAATTTTGGTAAAAGCTGGTCAATCGGTGAAACGCGGTGAACGTATTGCTTTATCCGGCAATACGGGGCGCTCTACTGGTCCGCATTTGCACTATGAATTCCATATTAACAGTCGCCCGGTTAATCCACTGACTGTAAAATTGCCAGGTACCAGCAGCGAAATGTCCACCGCAGAACGTAAGCAATTCTTGGTACGATCGAAAGAGGCGGAGAGACAGCTGAAATTATAG
- the znuC gene encoding zinc import ATP-binding protein ZnuC, which yields MQIHSINVPLVELQNINVQFEQQSVLQDINLTIYPNSVMTIVGPNGGGKSTLLKVLLKLVTPTSGKVIHNKNLRIGYVPQKIHLDHSLPLTVEKFLALKRGISTQKIAQALALFSITHLAKNQMHKLSGGEMQRVLLARAILNEPNLLVLDEATQGVDINGQIELYQLIHETQKKLNCAILMVSHDLHIVMATTNEVLCINQHICCAGTPEKVSNDPKFIHFFGDQFAKNIAFYTHHHNHKHDIHGDVCCGPTFHSAQCSHQQ from the coding sequence ATGCAAATCCACTCAATTAATGTTCCTCTCGTTGAATTACAAAATATCAATGTACAATTTGAACAACAAAGTGTACTACAAGATATTAATTTGACGATTTACCCCAATTCGGTGATGACCATTGTGGGTCCTAATGGTGGCGGTAAATCCACATTACTTAAAGTGTTGCTTAAATTGGTTACGCCGACCTCCGGCAAAGTCATTCACAACAAAAATCTACGCATCGGTTATGTACCGCAAAAAATCCATTTGGATCATAGTTTGCCGCTAACTGTGGAAAAATTCCTCGCGCTTAAACGCGGAATTTCCACCCAGAAAATTGCACAAGCACTGGCACTTTTTTCCATCACGCATTTAGCCAAAAACCAAATGCACAAACTTTCTGGCGGTGAAATGCAACGCGTGCTTTTAGCGCGTGCAATTTTGAATGAACCGAATTTATTGGTGTTGGATGAGGCGACACAAGGAGTGGACATTAACGGGCAAATTGAACTTTACCAATTAATTCATGAAACCCAGAAAAAATTAAATTGTGCGATTTTGATGGTGTCCCATGATTTACATATTGTCATGGCAACTACCAACGAGGTACTTTGCATAAACCAGCATATTTGCTGCGCCGGTACACCGGAAAAAGTCTCCAACGATCCGAAGTTTATCCACTTTTTCGGCGATCAATTTGCGAAAAATATTGCCTTTTATACTCATCATCACAACCATAAACACGATATTCACGGTGATGTTTGTTGCGGTCCGACATTTCATTCCGCGCAATGTTCGCATCAACAATGA
- the znuB gene encoding high-affinity zinc uptake system membrane protein ZnuB produces the protein MFDILFPAWLTGILLSLITAPLGAFVVWRKMAYFGDTLSHSALLGVALGIFLQINPYVAILILTLLLAIMMVWLEENTAFSADTLLGIIAHSCLSLGVVTVGLLQNVRVDLMTYLFGDLLAIGYQDLYFIGTGVVVVLSALLYFWKPLLSTTVSPELAQVEGVNIRKMRFILMILTALTIALSMKFVGALIITSLLIIPAATARRFAKTPESMVIIAVFLSMTAISLGLLLSAFYDTAAGPSVVIASAFLFVISLTRKAQ, from the coding sequence ATGTTTGATATTTTATTTCCAGCTTGGCTAACCGGTATTTTGCTTTCCTTAATTACCGCTCCGCTCGGCGCTTTCGTTGTATGGCGCAAAATGGCGTATTTCGGCGACACCTTATCCCATTCCGCCTTACTCGGCGTCGCGTTAGGCATTTTTTTACAAATCAATCCCTATGTTGCCATTTTAATCTTAACCTTATTATTAGCGATCATGATGGTATGGCTGGAAGAAAACACCGCCTTTTCCGCCGATACACTGCTTGGTATTATTGCCCACAGTTGCCTCTCCCTCGGCGTTGTAACCGTTGGCTTGTTGCAAAATGTACGCGTTGATTTGATGACCTATTTATTCGGTGATTTGCTTGCCATCGGCTACCAAGATCTCTATTTTATCGGCACTGGCGTCGTGGTCGTTTTAAGCGCCTTGTTGTATTTTTGGAAACCGTTACTTTCCACCACAGTCAGCCCGGAATTGGCACAAGTAGAAGGTGTAAATATCCGCAAAATGCGTTTTATCTTAATGATCTTAACCGCGTTAACTATCGCTTTGAGCATGAAATTTGTTGGCGCCTTAATTATTACTTCACTATTAATTATCCCTGCTGCCACCGCCAGACGCTTTGCCAAAACGCCGGAAAGCATGGTGATCATTGCGGTATTCTTGAGTATGACCGCCATTTCATTAGGCTTATTATTATCCGCCTTTTACGATACTGCCGCAGGTCCATCCGTGGTGATTGCTTCAGCATTTTTGTTTGTCATCTCCCTTACTCGCAAAGCGCAATAA
- the amtB gene encoding Ammonia transporter: protein MKKVALFGLLGISPMAMADLSDWVQPMSVLKAGDTTWVMVSAILVLFMTIPGLALFYAGMVRKKNALSTMMQSFAVCCLIAILWMCFGYSLAFTPNGAFIGGTERFFLSGMNVFTEKEMLTVYPGAGTIPEPVFMVFQMAFAIIAGAIITGAFAERMKFSALLWFVGLWSLLIYVPTAHWVWGMDGWLASDGVLDYAGGTVIHINAGVAGLVAAIMIGKRVGYGREVMAPHNLVLTLIGTAMLWIGWFGFNAGSALAADGRAGMALATTQIAATAGALTWCLVEVLCKHKPSALGLASGAIAGLVGITPAAGFVSVQSALIIGVVTSAICFVTATKMKYWLKYDDTLDVFGIHGIGGIVGAVLTGVFVSSDISGTDTTLWIQIESVLITIAFSAIGSFILLKIIDKTIGLRVDYDEERQGLDLVLHGERIE from the coding sequence ATGAAAAAGGTAGCATTATTTGGATTGTTGGGCATTTCGCCCATGGCAATGGCAGATTTATCCGACTGGGTACAACCTATGTCGGTGTTAAAGGCGGGTGATACGACATGGGTGATGGTGTCGGCGATTTTGGTATTATTTATGACCATTCCCGGTTTAGCGTTGTTTTATGCGGGGATGGTACGTAAGAAAAATGCGCTGTCCACGATGATGCAAAGTTTTGCAGTCTGTTGTTTGATTGCGATTTTGTGGATGTGTTTCGGTTATAGTTTAGCCTTTACGCCAAATGGCGCTTTTATCGGCGGTACTGAACGCTTTTTCTTATCCGGTATGAACGTTTTCACAGAAAAAGAAATGTTGACGGTTTATCCGGGCGCGGGGACGATTCCAGAACCGGTCTTTATGGTATTCCAAATGGCGTTTGCTATCATTGCCGGCGCGATTATTACCGGTGCCTTTGCGGAAAGAATGAAATTTTCAGCATTACTATGGTTTGTTGGGTTATGGTCTTTATTGATTTACGTGCCGACTGCTCATTGGGTATGGGGCATGGACGGCTGGTTAGCAAGTGATGGCGTATTGGACTATGCCGGTGGTACGGTTATTCATATCAACGCAGGGGTAGCGGGCTTAGTTGCGGCGATTATGATCGGAAAACGGGTTGGGTATGGTCGTGAAGTGATGGCGCCACACAACTTAGTATTAACCCTAATTGGAACCGCAATGTTGTGGATTGGCTGGTTCGGTTTCAATGCTGGTTCAGCCTTGGCAGCTGACGGACGTGCGGGAATGGCGCTAGCGACCACGCAAATTGCGGCAACCGCAGGTGCTTTGACATGGTGTTTAGTGGAAGTATTGTGCAAACATAAACCTTCTGCCTTAGGATTAGCATCAGGTGCTATTGCAGGATTGGTAGGGATTACTCCAGCAGCAGGATTTGTTTCTGTACAAAGTGCGTTAATTATCGGTGTCGTCACTAGTGCGATCTGTTTTGTGACGGCAACTAAAATGAAATATTGGTTGAAATATGATGATACATTGGATGTTTTTGGGATCCATGGTATCGGTGGTATTGTCGGTGCGGTATTGACAGGGGTGTTTGTCTCTTCGGATATTTCTGGTACGGATACTACTTTATGGATCCAAATTGAGAGTGTCTTGATCACCATTGCATTCAGCGCTATCGGCAGTTTCATCTTATTGAAAATTATCGATAAAACCATTGGATTACGCGTGGACTACGATGAAGAACGTCAAGGTTTAGACTTAGTGTTGCATGGCGAACGAATTGAATAA
- the glnB_2 gene encoding nitrogen regulatory protein P-II — translation MKLVTAIIKPFRLDDVRDALSDIGIQGITVTEVKGFGRQKGHTELYRGAEYMVDFLPKVQVDIAVSDDRVDEVVEAICSVARTGHIGDGKIFVKPIERIIRIRTGETDDEAV, via the coding sequence ATGAAATTAGTGACTGCAATTATCAAACCGTTTCGTTTGGATGATGTGCGTGATGCACTGTCTGACATTGGTATCCAAGGGATTACGGTGACAGAAGTGAAAGGTTTTGGACGCCAAAAAGGACATACCGAGCTGTATCGTGGTGCTGAGTATATGGTGGATTTTTTACCTAAAGTTCAAGTGGACATTGCGGTGAGCGATGATCGTGTGGATGAAGTAGTTGAAGCGATTTGCAGCGTGGCAAGAACAGGACATATCGGCGATGGCAAAATTTTTGTTAAACCGATAGAGCGGATTATCCGTATTCGTACCGGTGAGACGGACGACGAAGCAGTATAA
- the metF gene encoding 5,10-methylenetetrahydrofolate reductase, with the protein MSYAKEMDTLNQHLVDLKGDINVSFEFFPPKNEKMENMLWESIHRLKTLEPKFVSVTYGANSGERGRTHCIVKRIQQETGIIAAPHLTGIDATPEELRVIAKDYWDSGIRRIVALRGDEPPGYDKKPFYASDLVELLRSVADFDISVAAYPEVHPEAKSAQADLINLKRKIDAGANHVITQFFFDINSYLRFRDRCASIGIDAEIVPGILPVTNFKQLLKMAALTNVKIPSWLAKMYDGLDDDQTTRNLVAASVAIDMVRVLSREGVNDFHFYTLNRSELTYAICHILGVRPNL; encoded by the coding sequence ATGAGTTATGCAAAGGAAATGGATACCTTAAATCAACATCTTGTTGATTTAAAAGGTGATATTAATGTGTCATTCGAGTTTTTCCCACCCAAAAATGAAAAAATGGAAAACATGTTATGGGAATCTATTCATCGTTTAAAAACCTTGGAACCTAAATTTGTTTCAGTTACTTATGGAGCGAATTCTGGTGAACGTGGACGTACGCATTGTATTGTCAAACGTATTCAACAAGAAACAGGTATTATTGCTGCGCCGCACTTAACCGGTATTGATGCAACGCCAGAAGAATTGCGCGTTATCGCGAAGGATTATTGGGATAGTGGAATTCGCCGCATTGTCGCCTTGCGAGGAGATGAACCGCCAGGCTATGATAAAAAACCGTTTTATGCGTCAGATTTAGTGGAATTGTTACGTTCTGTCGCGGATTTCGATATTTCTGTCGCTGCTTACCCGGAAGTCCATCCGGAGGCAAAATCGGCGCAGGCTGATTTGATTAATTTAAAACGTAAAATTGACGCAGGTGCAAACCATGTGATTACGCAATTTTTCTTTGATATTAACAGCTATTTGCGTTTTCGTGATCGTTGTGCTTCTATCGGAATTGATGCAGAAATCGTGCCGGGTATTTTGCCGGTGACGAATTTCAAGCAATTACTCAAAATGGCAGCATTGACCAATGTTAAGATTCCAAGCTGGCTTGCGAAAATGTATGATGGATTGGATGATGATCAAACTACGCGGAATTTGGTAGCTGCCAGCGTGGCGATTGATATGGTGCGGGTATTATCACGTGAAGGAGTGAATGATTTCCATTTTTATACGTTAAACCGCAGCGAATTGACCTATGCTATTTGCCATATTTTAGGTGTGCGTCCGAATTTATAA
- a CDS encoding putative transmembrane protein, whose translation MSKKTKITFTLSAIALALAVGAQFYTNYKIDQELQKFPYSLRDQLTLNVTQIKSNFFSRELMLSISDAASDKTNIIHTNLTALPFAITAESELPPELIKDLNKKWQVTIDKSVINSKFSVIGDYLQSDIITQFRDLTNKPQELEINLNFASKTKFMEIQSRLSGFYYDTNSNIKDLNANLTLIPIGQNQYDLADLDIKLSNADIYLLNGDNTHIELEKTNYQLNKSVSADTYDLNTKLNTEKLSLSNKNNPQDKMQFNRLQLALAQIGVPNHLLFSNILETVNKDKIDYQKAFQLLLDLLYNSKKLNFDIATQTVTLPDDQEKLNLNNVSIATKANFENPQNAEIEFNVTADTITQQNGEKADPISISGFEFSNELTQIDISKRLELTKYVINSMMNVAQEEKNYSQLTDLLQNISQHFQEKTQSQLKIKSLVYPHIFNIEGLNLNYMEEPTNEQEYSVNISGNLDKFINEDRAYQLNNIKAELPVKLTPANYLIPFYFCENSFFSFACLTNLSDEDYNKLRLDILKYVALQAENMTLNFNIDTYPNTHGEDVSINGNLTLPALDSAHSQSIHNETDALDERVNAMTAMLNLTFPATLVEINDKNAKQKTASPFWQDFVLTIKPNGINGADNPLFLLGDGNYSFKYEQQPKQQILINGKPLDQLLDASSDEMPQERLDTPENVPAVPELKQ comes from the coding sequence ATGAGCAAAAAAACAAAAATAACATTTACATTATCCGCCATTGCTCTTGCCTTAGCTGTAGGCGCTCAATTTTATACCAATTATAAAATTGATCAGGAATTACAAAAATTCCCTTATTCACTACGCGATCAACTCACGCTCAATGTCACTCAAATTAAAAGCAACTTTTTTAGTCGTGAATTAATGTTAAGTATCAGCGATGCTGCTTCAGATAAAACGAATATTATTCACACAAACCTTACCGCACTTCCTTTCGCCATTACCGCTGAATCAGAATTGCCGCCGGAATTAATCAAAGATTTGAATAAAAAATGGCAAGTCACTATTGATAAAAGTGTTATTAACAGTAAATTTTCCGTTATCGGTGATTATTTACAATCAGATATTATTACGCAATTTCGAGATCTCACTAATAAACCGCAAGAATTGGAAATCAATTTAAATTTTGCCTCTAAAACAAAATTTATGGAAATCCAAAGTCGTTTGAGCGGTTTTTATTATGATACCAACTCTAATATTAAAGATCTCAATGCTAATTTAACCTTAATTCCTATTGGACAAAATCAATATGATTTAGCCGATTTAGATATCAAATTATCAAATGCAGATATTTATTTATTAAATGGTGACAATACACATATCGAACTGGAGAAAACAAATTATCAATTAAATAAATCTGTCTCTGCTGACACTTATGATTTAAATACGAAATTAAATACGGAAAAATTATCGCTTTCCAATAAAAATAATCCGCAAGATAAAATGCAATTTAATAGATTGCAACTTGCTTTAGCACAAATAGGCGTACCAAATCATTTATTATTTAGTAATATTTTGGAAACCGTGAATAAAGATAAAATTGATTATCAAAAAGCCTTTCAACTATTATTAGATTTACTTTATAACAGCAAAAAATTAAATTTTGATATTGCAACACAAACCGTCACTTTGCCTGATGATCAAGAGAAATTAAATTTAAACAATGTCTCCATTGCTACGAAAGCAAACTTTGAAAATCCACAAAATGCCGAAATAGAATTTAATGTCACAGCGGATACCATCACCCAACAAAATGGCGAAAAGGCGGATCCCATTTCTATTTCAGGGTTTGAATTTAGTAACGAATTAACGCAAATTGATATTAGTAAACGATTAGAACTGACTAAATATGTGATCAATTCTATGATGAATGTTGCCCAAGAGGAAAAAAATTACTCTCAATTAACGGATTTACTCCAAAATATCAGTCAACATTTTCAAGAAAAGACACAATCACAGTTAAAAATAAAATCCCTCGTTTATCCGCACATCTTTAATATAGAAGGGCTAAACCTTAATTATATGGAAGAGCCAACAAATGAACAAGAATATTCAGTAAATATTAGCGGCAACTTGGATAAGTTCATTAATGAAGATCGAGCTTACCAATTAAATAATATTAAAGCGGAACTCCCTGTTAAATTGACGCCTGCAAATTATTTAATTCCTTTTTATTTTTGCGAAAATTCATTTTTCTCTTTCGCTTGCTTAACCAATTTATCTGATGAAGATTATAATAAATTACGTTTAGATATTTTGAAATATGTTGCACTACAAGCAGAAAATATGACGCTTAATTTCAATATCGATACTTATCCAAATACCCATGGGGAAGATGTCAGTATCAATGGGAATTTAACCCTACCGGCGTTAGATAGCGCGCATAGCCAATCAATTCACAATGAAACCGATGCGTTGGACGAAAGAGTTAATGCCATGACTGCAATGCTTAATTTAACGTTCCCGGCAACATTAGTAGAAATTAACGATAAAAACGCCAAACAAAAGACTGCTAGCCCATTTTGGCAAGATTTTGTGTTAACCATCAAACCGAATGGAATTAATGGCGCAGATAACCCGCTTTTCCTTCTTGGGGATGGTAATTATTCGTTCAAATATGAACAACAACCAAAACAACAGATTTTGATTAATGGAAAACCACTAGACCAACTCCTTGATGCATCATCTGATGAAATGCCACAAGAAAGATTAGATACTCCCGAAAATGTGCCTGCGGTACCGGAGTTGAAACAATAA
- the yhbU gene encoding putative protease, with the protein MTTSFKPELLSPAGSLKNMRYAFAYGADAVYAGQPRYSLRVRNNEFNHANLKIGIDEAHALGKKFYVVVNIAPHNSKLKTFIKDLQPVVDMNPDALIMSDPGLIMLVREHFPHIAIHLSVQANAVNWATVKFWKQMGLTRVILSRELSLEEIAEIRQQVPDIEVEIFVHGALCMAYSGRCLLSGYINKRDPNQGTCTNACRWEYQLQEGTTDEVGNIVPKFDPSQQIEVTNVAPTLGEGNTTEKVFLYTEPQRPDEQMTAFEDEHGTYFMNSKDLRAVQHVEKLTQLGVHSLKIEGRTKSFYYCARTAQVYRKAIDDAAAGKPFDESLMDTLESLAHRGYTEGFLRRHTHDEYQNYDYGYSISERQQFVGEFTGKRNAQGMAEVAVKNKFLLGDEVEMMTPKGNILFKIQKIINRKGEEVDAALGDGHFVFLNVPQDISLDYALLMRNLVNTNTRNPHEKKD; encoded by the coding sequence ATGACCACTTCTTTTAAACCCGAACTCCTCTCGCCGGCAGGTTCGTTAAAAAATATGCGTTATGCATTCGCTTATGGCGCTGATGCAGTTTACGCCGGACAACCGCGTTATAGTTTGCGTGTGCGCAACAATGAATTTAATCATGCTAATTTAAAAATCGGTATTGATGAAGCTCATGCGTTAGGTAAAAAATTCTATGTAGTAGTGAATATCGCGCCGCATAATTCTAAATTAAAAACCTTTATCAAGGACTTACAACCTGTTGTGGATATGAATCCAGATGCCTTAATCATGTCCGATCCTGGGTTGATTATGTTAGTGCGTGAACATTTTCCGCATATCGCTATTCACCTTTCCGTGCAAGCCAATGCTGTGAACTGGGCAACAGTAAAATTTTGGAAACAAATGGGATTAACCCGCGTAATTTTATCACGCGAACTTTCGTTAGAAGAAATTGCAGAAATTCGTCAGCAAGTGCCAGATATTGAAGTCGAAATTTTTGTCCATGGCGCACTTTGTATGGCATATTCAGGGCGCTGCTTGTTATCCGGCTATATCAACAAACGCGATCCAAACCAAGGTACTTGCACCAACGCTTGTCGTTGGGAGTATCAGTTGCAGGAAGGGACTACCGATGAAGTCGGTAATATCGTACCCAAATTTGATCCAAGCCAACAAATTGAGGTAACAAATGTAGCGCCAACCTTAGGAGAAGGCAATACTACGGAAAAAGTCTTCCTTTATACCGAACCGCAAAGACCGGATGAACAAATGACCGCCTTTGAAGACGAGCATGGCACCTATTTTATGAATTCTAAAGATCTGCGTGCAGTGCAACATGTGGAAAAATTAACACAATTAGGCGTACATTCTTTAAAAATTGAGGGGCGTACAAAATCCTTCTATTATTGCGCCAGAACGGCTCAAGTATATCGCAAAGCCATCGATGATGCAGCCGCAGGAAAACCATTTGATGAAAGCTTAATGGATACATTGGAAAGCTTGGCACATCGTGGCTATACCGAAGGTTTTTTACGTCGTCATACCCATGATGAATATCAAAATTATGACTATGGCTATTCCATTTCCGAACGCCAACAATTTGTCGGGGAATTTACCGGTAAACGCAATGCACAGGGCATGGCAGAAGTCGCGGTAAAAAATAAATTTTTATTAGGCGATGAGGTGGAAATGATGACACCAAAAGGCAATATCTTGTTTAAAATCCAGAAAATAATCAATCGCAAAGGTGAGGAAGTGGACGCCGCGCTGGGTGACGGTCATTTTGTTTTCCTTAATGTTCCGCAAGATATTAGCTTGGATTATGCTTTATTAATGCGAAATTTGGTTAACACAAATACACGTAATCCCCATGAGAAAAAAGATTAA